A stretch of the Pristis pectinata isolate sPriPec2 chromosome 7, sPriPec2.1.pri, whole genome shotgun sequence genome encodes the following:
- the LOC127572422 gene encoding spindlin-Z, producing the protein MKTPFGKRSSQRLSIDAAGLPGVSGNMMKKKSNHRKHRSNVGPSKAVSHSRRNIVGCRIEHGWKEQGGITQWKGTVLDQVPVNPALYLIKYDGFDCVYGLELHKDERVLGFRVLPDRVSASRISDVDLAEMMIGKAVEHMFEKDDDGAKDEWRGMVLARAPIMNTWFYITYEKDPVLYMYQLLEDYKEGDLRIMPDSNNDSPPAEREPGEVVDSLVGKQVEYAKEDGSKRTGMVIHQVEAKPSVYFIKFDDDFHIYVYDLVKTS; encoded by the exons ATGAAGACCCCATTTGGGAAGCGATCCAGTCAGAGGTTATCAATTGATGCAGCAG GTCTTCCTGGTGTGTCTGGTAATATGATGAAGAAGAAAAGTAATCACAG GAAACATCGTAGCAATGTGGGACCAAGCAAAGCTGTATCTCATTCACGACGAAATATTGTGGGTTGCAGAATTGAACATGGGTGGAAAGAACAAGGTGGAATAACACAGTGGAAGGGCACAGTTCTTGATCAAGTTCCAGTAAATCCTGCACTTTACCTTATCAAATACGATGGATTTGACTGTGTATATGGACTTGAACTTCACAAAGATGAAAGGGTGTTAGGATTTCGGGTCCTCCCAGATAGAGTTT cTGCCTCTCGAATCAGTGATGTAGATCTGGCAGAAATGATGATAGGCAAAGCAGTTGAGCACATGTTTGAGAAAGATGATGATGGGGCTAAAGATGAATGGCGGGGAATGGTGCTGGCACGTGCTCCAATCATGAATACATGGTTTTATATCACCTATGAAAAGGATCCTGTCTTGTATATGTACCAGCTTTTAGAAGACTACAAAGAAGGAGATTTACGAATTATGCCTGACTCAA ATAATGATTCTCCACCAGCTGAGAGAGAGCCAGGAGAAGTAGTAGACAGCTTGGTGGGTAAACAAGTGGAATATGCCAAAGAAGATGGCTCAAAGAGGACTGGCATGGTCATCCACCAAGTAGAAGCCAAACCATCAGTGTATTTTATCAAGTTTGATGATGATTTTCACATTTATGTTTACGATTTGGTAAAAACCTCTTAG